The following proteins come from a genomic window of Anaerobutyricum hallii:
- a CDS encoding phosphatase — translation MDYLLDVHTHTIASGHAYNSMMEMAKAGFDKGLKLLGITEHAPMMPGTCHSLYFHNLKVVPRTMCGIEVMLGVELNILDYDGHVDLDERTLRQLDLKIASLHSVCIQPGTRKENTQAVLGAIHNPLVDIIGHPDDGIYPLEYEPIVEAAKETNTLLEVNNNSLNPMGARKHTRENLIAMLELCKEYKQPVVMNSDSHVFCDVARRDFSEKLIEEIDFPEELIVNHSVDVFKEYIHRKYKEDK, via the coding sequence ATGGATTATTTATTAGATGTGCATACGCATACGATTGCTAGCGGACATGCTTATAACAGTATGATGGAGATGGCAAAAGCAGGGTTTGATAAAGGGTTAAAGTTGCTTGGTATTACAGAGCATGCACCAATGATGCCGGGAACATGCCATAGTTTATATTTTCATAATTTAAAAGTTGTTCCGCGTACAATGTGTGGTATTGAAGTAATGCTGGGTGTTGAGCTTAACATTTTAGATTATGACGGACATGTAGATCTGGATGAAAGAACATTACGACAGCTCGATCTTAAGATTGCCAGTTTACATAGTGTTTGTATTCAGCCAGGGACAAGGAAGGAGAATACACAGGCAGTTTTAGGAGCGATACATAATCCTTTGGTAGATATTATCGGACACCCGGACGATGGGATTTATCCGTTAGAATATGAACCGATTGTAGAAGCAGCAAAGGAAACCAATACTCTTTTAGAAGTAAATAATAACTCTTTGAATCCGATGGGTGCAAGAAAGCATACGAGAGAGAATCTGATTGCAATGTTGGAATTGTGTAAGGAATATAAACAGCCGGTAGTAATGAACAGCGATTCTCATGTATTTTGTGATGTGGCAAGAAGAGACTTCTCAGAAAAATTGATAGAAGAAATTGATTTTCCGGAAGAGTTGATCGTGAATCATTCCGTAGACGTATTTAAAGAATATATTCATAGAAAGTACAAAGAGGATAAATAA
- a CDS encoding YerC/YecD family TrpR-related protein — MGKSVHNEETRKLMEGILKLQSVEECYAFFEDLCTVNELLSLGQRFEVANMLRNHKTYNEVAEVTGASTATISRVNRCLNYGTDGYQLVLSRMEKLEKKED, encoded by the coding sequence ATGGGAAAAAGTGTACATAATGAAGAGACAAGAAAGTTAATGGAGGGTATTTTAAAGCTACAGTCTGTAGAAGAATGTTATGCTTTTTTTGAAGATTTATGTACGGTCAATGAATTATTGTCGTTGGGACAGCGCTTCGAGGTGGCAAATATGCTTCGGAATCATAAAACTTATAATGAGGTAGCCGAAGTAACCGGTGCATCTACGGCAACGATCAGTCGAGTGAACCGTTGTTTGAATTATGGAACAGACGGGTATCAGCTTGTACTTAGCCGAATGGAAAAATTAGAAAAAAAAGAAGATTAG
- a CDS encoding DUF1836 domain-containing protein codes for MDNYKDWLCNLLKTESIPPEDIPDIGLYMDQVTTLMDTRLAGSKRYPDDKILTKTMINNYTKNKLLPPSNKKKYSREHIFLLIMIYYLKSILSISDIQSLLEPLSERYFPENTENGLSLSDIYHKIINDYAVNETAISEDIIKTWEKKP; via the coding sequence TTGGATAATTATAAAGACTGGCTGTGTAATTTATTAAAAACAGAATCTATTCCACCGGAAGACATCCCGGATATCGGATTATATATGGATCAGGTAACCACTTTAATGGACACCAGATTAGCTGGTTCCAAGCGCTATCCGGATGATAAGATTCTTACGAAAACAATGATCAACAATTATACAAAGAATAAACTTCTTCCTCCTTCTAACAAGAAGAAGTATTCAAGAGAGCATATTTTTCTTTTAATTATGATCTATTACTTGAAGAGTATATTATCTATTTCTGATATTCAAAGTCTTTTAGAGCCACTATCAGAAAGGTATTTTCCTGAAAATACCGAGAATGGGCTCTCACTTTCCGATATTTACCATAAGATCATTAATGACTACGCAGTGAATGAAACTGCCATATCCGAAGATATTATAAAAACCTGGGAAAAAAAGCCGTAA
- a CDS encoding SPFH domain-containing protein: protein MGLFKNQLANVVEWEEYRDDVIFYKWNNSEIKKGSRLIIRPGQDAIFLYNGVTEGVFEKEGNYDIESDIMPFLSTLKGFKFGFNSGIRAEVIFINTKEFTMKWGTKQAVNLPTPALPGGMPIRANGTFQFKVGSYQMLIDKVAGIKKQYTTEEVRERVLSVLNQLLLRWIVREGKDMFNIQANAVEISEGIMGELNTELEKIGLAATGFQIDSVSYPEEVQEMVTKVAGQSMVGDMGRYQQMAMIDAMTNTSNNGGGNNMAADMASMQMGMMMGQQMVNQMQNAMQGQNNQNIAQGQVQNTASNVQPQSQPQPQAEQPAGGVPNFCPNCGQKTEGSKFCPNCGQKLVP, encoded by the coding sequence ATGGGATTATTTAAAAATCAGCTTGCCAATGTAGTAGAGTGGGAAGAATACAGAGATGACGTTATTTTTTACAAATGGAATAACAGTGAAATTAAAAAGGGATCCCGTTTAATTATTCGTCCGGGACAGGATGCTATTTTTTTATATAATGGTGTTACGGAAGGTGTTTTTGAAAAAGAAGGCAATTATGATATAGAATCAGATATCATGCCATTTCTTTCTACATTAAAGGGATTTAAGTTTGGATTTAACAGTGGAATCCGCGCAGAGGTAATTTTCATTAATACAAAGGAATTTACTATGAAGTGGGGAACCAAACAGGCTGTCAATCTTCCTACCCCGGCTCTTCCAGGAGGAATGCCGATTCGTGCGAATGGAACATTCCAGTTTAAAGTTGGAAGTTACCAGATGCTGATCGACAAAGTAGCAGGGATAAAGAAACAGTATACAACAGAGGAAGTAAGAGAACGTGTATTATCTGTTCTTAATCAGCTGCTTCTTCGATGGATCGTTCGTGAAGGAAAGGATATGTTTAATATTCAGGCGAACGCAGTCGAGATTTCTGAGGGAATCATGGGAGAACTGAATACAGAACTGGAGAAAATCGGACTTGCTGCAACCGGATTCCAGATTGATTCTGTCAGCTATCCGGAAGAAGTTCAGGAAATGGTAACTAAGGTGGCTGGTCAGAGTATGGTTGGTGACATGGGACGATATCAGCAGATGGCGATGATCGATGCGATGACAAATACTAGCAATAATGGCGGCGGAAACAATATGGCAGCAGATATGGCATCTATGCAGATGGGAATGATGATGGGACAGCAGATGGTAAATCAGATGCAGAATGCCATGCAGGGACAGAATAATCAGAATATTGCACAGGGACAGGTTCAGAATACAGCTTCAAATGTACAGCCTCAAAGCCAGCCTCAGCCACAGGCAGAGCAGCCGGCAGGAGGAGTACCAAACTTTTGTCCAAACTGTGGTCAGAAGACGGAAGGAAGTAAGTTCTGTCCAAACTGTGGTCAGAAACTGGTGCCTTAG
- the pcrA gene encoding DNA helicase PcrA, which translates to MSIYDTLNKEQREAVFCTEGPLLMLAGAGSGKTRSLTHRIAYLIEEKGIAPWNILAITFTNKAAQEMRERVDSLVGYGSEDIWISTFHATCSRILRRHIDLLGYDRNFTIYDASDQKSLMKEVLKEMKIDTKQFPERSVMSEISSAKNEYKSPLDYRNEYGSNYRNQRIADIYECYQKRLKENNALDFDDLLVKMVDLFQANPEVLEHYQDRFRYIMVDEYQDTNTVQFLLVSLLAKKYCNLCVVGDDDQSIYKFRGANIYNILNFEKVFPDAQVIRLEQNYRSTQNILNAANGVIANNKGRKEKKLWTENQKGELVHFKQYDTEYEEAEGVVSTINFLSMRGVEYKDMAILYRTNAQSRIFEEKLKQRNIPYAIVRGISFYDRKEIKDLMSYLKVVDSGMDDLSVKRIINVPKRGIGQTTINRLQEFAIMNQMSFLDAVFNADEIPEVARALAKLHKFADMIENFRNYSMEHEISELLEHILDVTQYRAELEAEGTDESISRLEDIEELFNDIAYYEEEEENPNLRDFLAEKDMYTLNAGIDNLEEEDNKVLLMTLHNAKGLEFNNVFLGGMEEGVFPGYGAMMSGDESEIEEERRLCYVGITRAKERLFLSSAKRRMLRGQTQYNRHSRFIDEIPSAYLDIKKNNSTHQEVKKTDRPVKYQYGAGAGKPYNLSDFKIKPAGELNYQVGDRVKHIKFGVGTVQEITKGGRDYEVSVDFDRVGRKKMFASFAKLKKVTI; encoded by the coding sequence ATGAGTATTTACGATACTTTAAATAAAGAACAAAGAGAGGCGGTCTTCTGTACAGAAGGCCCCCTTTTGATGCTTGCGGGAGCAGGATCGGGAAAGACCAGATCACTAACACACCGTATTGCATATTTAATAGAAGAAAAAGGAATTGCACCATGGAACATTCTGGCAATCACTTTCACAAACAAGGCGGCGCAGGAGATGAGAGAGCGTGTAGATTCTCTGGTAGGATACGGTTCAGAAGATATTTGGATCAGCACCTTTCATGCTACTTGCAGCCGTATTTTGCGAAGACATATTGATTTGTTAGGATATGACAGAAATTTTACGATTTATGATGCAAGCGATCAAAAGTCTCTTATGAAAGAAGTTTTAAAAGAGATGAAAATCGATACGAAGCAGTTTCCAGAACGCTCGGTTATGTCAGAAATTTCTTCTGCCAAGAATGAATATAAATCTCCGCTCGATTATCGTAATGAGTACGGAAGTAATTATCGTAATCAGAGAATTGCGGATATTTATGAATGTTATCAGAAGCGTCTAAAGGAGAATAATGCACTTGATTTTGACGATCTTCTTGTAAAAATGGTAGATTTATTTCAGGCAAATCCAGAAGTTTTAGAGCATTATCAGGATCGTTTTCGGTATATTATGGTTGACGAATATCAGGATACGAATACAGTACAGTTCCTATTGGTAAGTCTTCTTGCAAAGAAATATTGTAATCTTTGTGTTGTCGGAGATGATGATCAGTCTATTTATAAATTCCGGGGAGCCAATATTTATAATATTTTAAATTTTGAGAAAGTATTTCCGGATGCACAGGTAATCCGTTTAGAACAGAATTATCGTTCCACGCAGAATATTCTTAATGCTGCAAACGGAGTTATTGCAAATAATAAAGGAAGAAAAGAAAAGAAATTGTGGACCGAAAACCAGAAGGGAGAATTGGTTCACTTTAAGCAGTATGATACGGAATATGAAGAGGCAGAAGGAGTTGTATCCACTATTAATTTCCTCTCCATGCGAGGGGTAGAATATAAGGATATGGCAATTTTATATAGAACGAATGCACAGTCTCGCATATTTGAAGAAAAGTTAAAACAAAGAAATATTCCATATGCGATCGTACGAGGAATTAGTTTTTACGATAGAAAAGAAATTAAAGATTTGATGAGCTATCTGAAAGTGGTAGACAGCGGAATGGATGATCTCTCCGTAAAAAGAATTATCAATGTTCCGAAAAGAGGAATTGGTCAGACAACAATTAACCGTCTGCAGGAGTTTGCGATCATGAATCAGATGAGTTTCCTTGATGCAGTATTTAATGCAGATGAGATTCCGGAAGTTGCAAGGGCACTTGCAAAGCTTCATAAATTTGCAGATATGATAGAAAATTTTCGAAATTACAGTATGGAACATGAAATCAGTGAATTGTTAGAACATATTCTTGATGTAACACAATATAGAGCAGAATTAGAAGCAGAAGGAACAGATGAATCCATCAGCCGCTTAGAAGATATAGAGGAACTTTTTAACGATATTGCATATTACGAAGAAGAGGAAGAAAATCCGAATCTTCGAGATTTCCTTGCAGAAAAAGATATGTATACACTAAATGCGGGAATTGATAACTTAGAAGAAGAGGATAATAAGGTGTTATTGATGACACTTCATAATGCAAAAGGTCTGGAATTTAATAATGTTTTCCTTGGAGGCATGGAAGAAGGCGTGTTTCCAGGTTATGGTGCTATGATGTCAGGCGATGAATCAGAAATAGAAGAAGAACGCCGGCTTTGCTATGTTGGAATCACAAGAGCAAAGGAAAGACTGTTCTTAAGTTCAGCCAAGAGAAGAATGTTACGTGGTCAGACACAATATAACAGGCATTCCCGCTTTATCGATGAAATCCCTTCCGCTTATCTCGATATAAAGAAGAATAATTCCACACATCAGGAAGTGAAAAAGACAGATCGCCCGGTGAAGTATCAATATGGAGCGGGAGCAGGAAAACCGTATAATCTGAGTGATTTTAAAATAAAACCAGCCGGAGAATTAAATTATCAGGTGGGAGACCGCGTGAAGCATATCAAGTTTGGCGTGGGAACCGTACAGGAAATCACAAAAGGTGGAAGAGATTATGAAGTCTCCGTAGACTTTGACAGAGTAGGACGAAAAAAAATGTTCGCATCTTTCGCAAAATTAAAAAAAGTTACTATTTGA
- a CDS encoding DUF4366 domain-containing protein, translating into MKNIDELLGVAKLSELMSNDKKDESKKVLWVLAIIGAVAAVAGIAALVYKYLSPDYLEDIDDDYDDDFDDDFFDEEEDEPEQEETEETEETEKVEETEKAEEN; encoded by the coding sequence ATGAAAAATATTGATGAATTACTTGGTGTTGCAAAGTTATCAGAGTTAATGAGCAATGATAAGAAGGATGAATCTAAGAAAGTTTTATGGGTTCTGGCAATTATCGGAGCAGTAGCAGCAGTTGCAGGAATTGCAGCTTTAGTTTATAAGTATCTTTCTCCAGATTATTTAGAAGATATTGATGATGACTATGATGACGACTTTGACGATGATTTCTTCGATGAAGAAGAGGATGAACCAGAGCAGGAAGAGACAGAAGAGACAGAAGAAACAGAAAAAGTAGAAGAAACAGAAAAGGCAGAAGAAAATTAA
- a CDS encoding acyltransferase family protein, which yields MSEAVSRNTKRIYKWDNLKCFLIVMVVIGHFVNQYAPISNTMKSLSLFIYSFHMPLFIFLSGLLQKKWGARHPFRWDKPIYYIMIGYTLKFCIYGIKLLFHQEAVFQWFEDTGIPWYMFAMAAFMLMTYLLRELPLWFVMPISIMIACLAGYDTNIGSFLYLSRIIVFFPFYYVGYHLDIKKVQEVLDKLWIKCLSAIFLTDMILYTLARIEDKYSYIRLFTGRNAYEFINVEDCGAVHRLVFYMIAFLMGIAIISLVPNRKIPVIGTVGKRTLQIYFWHRLVLYILTFSGMTDELIKKVPSGWIWIYLAIAVVLPFVLSLKIFGVPLTFLKNSEHIMLTGINRVAVNLYKWKESTLTVLPVLEFVTIVLMLIYYGEDVGIL from the coding sequence ATGAGTGAAGCAGTGAGCAGAAACACAAAGCGCATTTATAAGTGGGACAATCTGAAGTGTTTTTTAATTGTTATGGTTGTTATAGGACATTTTGTGAATCAGTATGCACCAATATCGAATACAATGAAAAGCCTTTCTCTTTTTATTTATTCCTTCCATATGCCGCTTTTTATTTTTTTGTCAGGATTATTACAGAAGAAGTGGGGTGCAAGGCATCCGTTTCGATGGGATAAGCCTATATATTATATTATGATTGGTTACACGTTGAAGTTTTGCATTTATGGAATTAAGTTATTATTTCATCAGGAAGCGGTATTTCAGTGGTTTGAAGATACAGGAATTCCATGGTATATGTTTGCCATGGCTGCTTTTATGCTTATGACATATTTGCTGCGTGAATTACCGCTGTGGTTTGTTATGCCGATCAGTATTATGATTGCATGTCTTGCTGGATATGATACGAATATTGGAAGCTTTCTTTATCTTTCAAGGATTATTGTATTTTTTCCTTTTTATTATGTGGGATATCATTTGGATATAAAGAAAGTGCAGGAGGTTTTAGATAAACTGTGGATTAAGTGTCTTTCTGCTATTTTTCTTACGGATATGATTTTATATACGTTAGCGAGAATCGAAGATAAGTATTCTTATATACGTCTTTTTACGGGAAGGAATGCGTATGAATTTATTAATGTAGAAGATTGTGGGGCAGTGCATCGTCTGGTATTCTATATGATTGCCTTTCTTATGGGAATTGCGATTATAAGCCTTGTGCCAAATCGTAAGATTCCGGTTATAGGAACAGTAGGTAAAAGAACGTTGCAGATTTATTTCTGGCATCGATTAGTGTTATATATACTTACATTTTCTGGTATGACAGATGAGCTTATTAAAAAGGTTCCATCTGGCTGGATATGGATTTATCTTGCGATTGCGGTGGTGCTTCCGTTTGTATTATCATTAAAAATTTTTGGCGTACCACTTACGTTTCTTAAAAACAGTGAGCATATCATGCTGACTGGAATAAACAGAGTTGCTGTGAATCTGTATAAATGGAAAGAGAGTACCCTTACGGTACTCCCTGTGTTAGAATTCGTTACAATTGTATTAATGCTGATTTATTATGGTGAGGATGTCGGCATCCTGTAG
- a CDS encoding barstar family protein, whose translation MTITIDGLSIKKKEDFYANIKTELNVPEYFGNNLDALYDILTEHPDRLQIKFLHYDRMCAQLGVPFCQKLLKVLQDADILTIINQH comes from the coding sequence ATGACAATCACAATCGATGGATTATCCATAAAAAAGAAAGAAGATTTTTATGCGAACATAAAAACTGAACTGAATGTTCCAGAATATTTTGGAAATAATCTGGATGCTCTATATGATATTTTAACAGAACATCCAGATCGTTTACAGATTAAATTTCTTCATTACGACAGAATGTGCGCGCAGCTCGGAGTTCCATTCTGTCAAAAACTGTTAAAGGTGCTACAGGATGCCGACATCCTCACCATAATAAATCAGCATTAA
- a CDS encoding ribonuclease domain-containing protein: protein MHFKKKLWYFLSILSTLLLVVLPISGCNSSFNVESTTETRTYTSTITNNSDKNTSDTSQSDNAGTASSKKKQIDETDDYLNKNGSYTSKEDVTNYLIQYRQLPTNFITKKEAKKLGWSGGSLEPYAPGKCIGGDYFGNYEQRLPVVSGRTYHECDIDTLNAKSRGAKRIIYSDDGQIYYTDDHYETFTLLYGDDIQ, encoded by the coding sequence ATGCATTTCAAAAAGAAATTATGGTATTTTCTATCCATCCTTTCTACATTATTACTTGTCGTTCTTCCGATCAGCGGATGTAACTCCTCTTTTAATGTAGAAAGCACTACAGAAACCAGAACATACACTTCAACAATTACTAATAATTCCGATAAAAACACTTCGGACACCTCACAGTCGGACAATGCAGGCACTGCTTCTTCTAAAAAGAAACAAATCGATGAAACGGATGATTATCTTAACAAAAACGGCAGCTACACATCTAAAGAAGATGTGACAAACTACCTTATCCAGTACAGACAGCTTCCGACGAATTTCATTACAAAAAAAGAAGCAAAAAAACTGGGCTGGTCTGGCGGAAGCTTAGAACCTTATGCTCCAGGCAAATGTATCGGTGGAGATTATTTCGGCAATTATGAACAACGATTACCAGTTGTCTCTGGAAGAACCTACCACGAGTGCGATATCGACACTTTGAATGCAAAAAGCCGCGGAGCTAAACGAATTATCTACTCAGATGACGGTCAGATTTATTATACAGATGATCACTATGAAACTTTTACTTTACTTTATGGGGATGATATACAATGA
- a CDS encoding DUF378 domain-containing protein, whose product MKWIDYTALTLAIIGAITWGLIGIFQFNLVSFFFGENSWFSRLIYDLVGLSGLYLLTLFGRIGRDM is encoded by the coding sequence ATGAAGTGGATTGATTATACCGCTCTAACTTTAGCTATTATTGGCGCGATTACCTGGGGATTAATCGGCATATTCCAATTTAATCTTGTCTCATTCTTTTTTGGAGAAAATAGCTGGTTTTCCCGTCTTATCTATGATCTTGTCGGCCTGTCCGGTTTATATTTACTTACCTTATTTGGTCGAATCGGACGCGACATGTAA
- a CDS encoding DUF5688 family protein: MTFDMFQEYIEEHILEGWKSDVELDVAMVTKNNGVQLRGLYIKSKEMNVSPAIYLDEYYSYYLKGESLEEIIRRIREEYEWKISRVADYHFKLEKFEYVKDRIIYRLVNYKKNEEILEDCPYLKLYDLALTFRWVAHSDDIGISTALVTNQEMEAWGISMNELLLAARENTPRLFPAQMVDMDEMIQRAGVCMPMDRSAIPMYIMTNRQEVNGASVLLYDDVLQTFALKKKTDFYILPSSIHEVILVPSDRIDNPSDLFTMVEDANRTVVALGDILSDSVYYYNREKNQIVPVTEEKRIV; this comes from the coding sequence ATGACATTTGACATGTTTCAGGAATACATAGAGGAGCATATTTTAGAAGGCTGGAAAAGTGATGTGGAATTAGATGTTGCTATGGTAACGAAGAACAATGGGGTACAGTTAAGAGGACTGTATATTAAGAGTAAGGAGATGAATGTTTCTCCGGCAATCTATCTGGATGAGTATTATAGTTATTATTTAAAAGGGGAGAGTCTGGAAGAGATTATTCGCAGAATTCGAGAAGAATATGAATGGAAGATTTCACGAGTTGCGGATTATCATTTTAAGTTGGAGAAGTTTGAGTATGTAAAGGACAGAATTATTTATCGGCTTGTGAATTATAAGAAGAATGAAGAGATTTTAGAAGATTGTCCTTATTTAAAGTTGTATGATCTCGCGCTGACATTTCGCTGGGTGGCACATAGTGATGATATAGGGATTTCTACAGCGCTTGTAACGAATCAGGAGATGGAAGCGTGGGGGATTTCTATGAACGAGCTTTTGTTAGCGGCAAGAGAGAATACACCGAGATTATTTCCGGCACAGATGGTGGATATGGATGAGATGATTCAGAGAGCAGGGGTTTGTATGCCAATGGATCGTTCGGCGATCCCTATGTATATTATGACGAACAGACAGGAAGTGAATGGGGCTTCTGTACTGTTATATGATGATGTATTGCAGACATTTGCCTTGAAAAAGAAGACAGATTTTTATATTCTGCCGAGCAGTATCCATGAAGTGATTCTGGTGCCGTCAGATAGAATTGATAATCCATCAGATCTTTTTACTATGGTAGAGGATGCAAATAGAACAGTAGTTGCCCTAGGAGATATATTATCAGATTCTGTATATTATTATAATAGAGAAAAGAATCAGATTGTACCAGTTACAGAGGAAAAGAGAATTGTGTAG
- the ytvI gene encoding sporulation integral membrane protein YtvI, producing MKKWKILLNIIMELLVFFGMAMILIFGIPKLMGFFWPFVASWILALLATPLCNFLEKHIKLNKKWSSAVIIILVLVLIAGLGYIAITKLGRELMELFSGAPAYYGYVKTTIKLLSKNLTDIVSPISADFGNQIQVFFNNLLSQMGGVINKFAPKGVEMMGTAAADLTNGFIGTIVMIISAYFFIADRERLGEFFWKVVPEDIGQTARDIKDKVFAALGGFFVAQVKIMCIVFVILLIGFLIIGNPYALLLALVISIVDLLPILGTGTILIPWTLICFLQRDYRQAMFLIILYVVCLVARQFLQPKMIADSVGLDSMTTLVLIYSGYKLDGMKGMILALLMGVVIITLYKLGLFDRKIQRMNRLLYEYRHCEDNITRKM from the coding sequence GTGAAGAAATGGAAGATATTGTTGAATATTATTATGGAATTGCTTGTGTTTTTTGGTATGGCAATGATTTTGATTTTTGGAATTCCAAAGTTGATGGGGTTTTTCTGGCCATTTGTAGCCAGTTGGATATTGGCGTTACTAGCCACACCGTTATGTAATTTCCTGGAAAAGCATATTAAGCTGAATAAAAAGTGGTCTTCGGCTGTAATTATTATTTTGGTTTTGGTGCTGATTGCAGGGTTAGGATATATTGCGATAACGAAGCTTGGAAGGGAGTTAATGGAACTTTTTTCTGGAGCGCCGGCATATTATGGATATGTGAAGACGACCATAAAGCTGTTGAGTAAGAACCTTACAGATATAGTTTCTCCAATTTCGGCTGATTTTGGTAATCAGATACAGGTCTTTTTTAATAATCTTCTTAGCCAGATGGGCGGAGTGATTAATAAGTTTGCTCCAAAAGGAGTGGAGATGATGGGAACAGCAGCGGCAGATCTGACGAATGGATTTATCGGAACGATTGTGATGATTATTTCAGCATATTTTTTTATTGCGGATAGAGAGAGACTGGGGGAATTTTTCTGGAAGGTAGTTCCGGAAGATATTGGACAGACGGCAAGGGATATTAAGGATAAAGTTTTTGCTGCTCTGGGTGGATTTTTCGTAGCGCAGGTTAAAATAATGTGTATTGTTTTTGTGATTTTACTGATAGGATTTTTAATTATTGGTAACCCATATGCGCTTTTACTTGCGTTAGTAATTTCCATTGTGGACCTGCTGCCTATTTTAGGGACGGGAACGATATTGATACCATGGACTCTTATCTGTTTTTTACAAAGAGATTATCGTCAGGCGATGTTCCTTATCATTTTATATGTTGTGTGTCTGGTTGCAAGACAGTTCCTGCAGCCAAAGATGATAGCTGATAGCGTGGGACTAGATTCAATGACGACGCTTGTATTAATTTACAGTGGGTATAAGTTGGACGGGATGAAGGGAATGATTCTGGCGTTACTTATGGGGGTTGTTATTATCACATTATATAAACTGGGATTATTTGACCGAAAGATTCAGAGGATGAACAGACTGTTGTATGAATACAGACATTGTGAAGATAATATTACTCGAAAAATGTAA
- a CDS encoding cold-shock protein, with amino-acid sequence MFKGRVKWFNNQKGYGFIQDESGKDIFVHYTGLNMPGFKSLEEGNEVEFDIVQGEKGPQASNVVRL; translated from the coding sequence ATGTTTAAGGGAAGAGTGAAGTGGTTTAACAATCAGAAGGGGTATGGGTTTATACAGGATGAGAGTGGCAAAGATATCTTTGTACATTATACAGGACTGAATATGCCAGGCTTTAAATCATTAGAAGAAGGGAATGAAGTAGAGTTTGATATTGTTCAGGGAGAGAAAGGACCGCAGGCTTCAAATGTTGTGAGGCTTTAA
- the cobC gene encoding alpha-ribazole phosphatase — MRLYLIRHGETALNAKGCYYGRTDAVLSEKGISQARYLKEILKEVSFDYIVASPLVRAYNTAQIVMEEREQEIFGDRRLMEQDFGIFEGMTYKEIQSNYPKELDAWNEEFSTYRIPKGESFADVRSRTEDFLRDIPSGRESKGEKMLIAAHKGTLGHLLAAMLKLPLDGYWNFVFEQGCYSVVDLEDGYAIIRKLNASILVEGEPASVKSVK; from the coding sequence ATGAGACTTTATTTGATTCGACATGGAGAAACCGCACTGAATGCGAAGGGGTGTTATTATGGAAGAACAGATGCCGTTCTTTCTGAAAAAGGGATTTCCCAGGCAAGATATTTAAAAGAAATCTTAAAAGAGGTTTCTTTTGATTATATAGTAGCAAGTCCATTAGTTCGTGCATATAATACAGCACAGATTGTGATGGAAGAGCGAGAGCAGGAGATCTTTGGTGATCGACGACTTATGGAACAGGATTTTGGTATATTTGAGGGGATGACTTATAAAGAAATACAGAGTAATTATCCAAAAGAGTTAGATGCCTGGAATGAAGAATTTTCTACATACAGGATTCCAAAAGGAGAAAGTTTTGCAGATGTGCGCAGCAGGACAGAAGATTTTTTGAGGGATATTCCGTCAGGAAGAGAATCTAAGGGAGAAAAGATGCTTATTGCGGCACATAAGGGGACACTTGGACATCTTTTGGCGGCGATGCTGAAGTTACCGCTGGATGGATACTGGAACTTTGTATTTGAACAGGGATGTTATAGTGTAGTTGATCTGGAAGATGGCTATGCAATTATACGAAAGTTAAATGCAAGCATTTTGGTTGAAGGAGAACCGGCATCCGTAAAAAGTGTGAAATAA